The following proteins are encoded in a genomic region of Nitratireductor sp. GISD-1A_MAKvit:
- a CDS encoding metal-sensing transcriptional repressor, translated as MNDTELNHASHPQIVKRLKRAEGHLRGVVDMIESGRPCLEIAQQLHAVEKAIAQAKRTLIHDHLDHCLEGVSGPLDRQQRRSVDEFKEIAKYL; from the coding sequence ATGAACGATACCGAACTCAATCACGCATCTCACCCGCAGATCGTCAAACGCCTGAAGCGCGCTGAAGGCCATTTGCGAGGCGTGGTGGACATGATCGAGTCAGGCCGTCCCTGCCTCGAAATTGCGCAACAGCTGCACGCTGTGGAGAAGGCGATAGCGCAGGCCAAGAGGACCCTGATCCACGATCATCTCGATCACTGCCTTGAAGGTGTTTCAGGACCTCTGGACCGCCAGCAGCGTCGGTCCGTGGATGAGTTCAAAGAGATCGCGAAGTATCTGTGA